The DNA segment GAGCCTCGACGCGTCGCTTTGATCATTGAGACTTCCAGTGTCTATGGTCGGGATCTTCTGCGAGGGGTATTGCGGTTCATGCGACTGCACGATGAATGGGCTGTGTTCTTAGAGCAGCGTGAGCTTTCAGCAAAACCTCCCGCGTGGCTGAGGACGTGGGATGGCGACGGAATCATTTCCCGTGCGACGACTCCCAAGCTGGCCGATGCGATCGCCGCGACGGGGGTCCCCTTCGTCGATCTAACCGATCGTGGTCGAGGCTACGACTTCGTCTCTTTGCGTTCCAACGATGACGCCATTGGGCGAATGGCTGCGAACCATCTGCTCGATCGAGGTTTTCAGAATTTCGGCTATTGTGGCTTTCAATCGGAAGCTTGGTCGGAACGCCGGTTGGTTGGCTTTCGGTCGGCCTTGGCAGATGCCGGATATGAATGCCAGGTCTACGAATCGTTATGGGAAGGTCGATCGGCAAATACTTGGGACGTGGAAAACCAACAGTTGCTTGAATGGATCGTCGCCCAGCCAACCCCGCTTGGGATAATGGCTTGCAGTGATATTCGAGCTCAACATGTTCTCAATGCTTGTTTCGTGGGACAGCGGAAGGTCCCTGAAGAAGTGGCCGTTGTCGGCGTCGACAACGATGAATTGCTTTGCCAGCTCTGCCACCCTCCGCTTTCTAGCATCATCCCAAATGCTGAAGGGATTGGATTCCGAGCGGCTGAACTGTTGATGGACCAGATGCAAGGGAAGGCACCTGTAGCGAATGAGGAAATCGAACCGCTAAGCATCTGTGTTCGTCAGTCGACCGATGTTGTCGCCATTGATGATGCCGAAGTCGCCGCAGCGATTACGTTCATCCGTGAACATGCCTGTCGCGGGATTACCGTCACGGATATCACGCAAAATGTCGCGGTATCCAGAAGCACGCTGGAGCGAAGTCTTCGGAAGTACTTGGGGCGGACTCCGCAACAAGAAATCCGCCGTGTCCAGATAAAGAGGGTGCGGGAATTATTGGCCAGTTCGGATCTAACCGCGGAACAAATTGCGATGCGATGCGGATTTGAACACCCTGAATACATGCATGTTGTCTTTAAACGATCTCAAGGGATGACGCCTGGAGAGTACCGAAAGACCGTTCAGTCTTGAAAAGTGCGTGATAATATATCTCAGGAAAACAACGCAGAGTCTCATTGTTTGTTCTCCTGGATGCGGCGATGCTGAAGGAACTGGTTCACGGTTCTCAATACCTAGGTCGTTTCATGCAACG comes from the Roseimaritima multifibrata genome and includes:
- a CDS encoding XylR family transcriptional regulator, with the translated sequence MSTSSAAKPFEPRRVALIIETSSVYGRDLLRGVLRFMRLHDEWAVFLEQRELSAKPPAWLRTWDGDGIISRATTPKLADAIAATGVPFVDLTDRGRGYDFVSLRSNDDAIGRMAANHLLDRGFQNFGYCGFQSEAWSERRLVGFRSALADAGYECQVYESLWEGRSANTWDVENQQLLEWIVAQPTPLGIMACSDIRAQHVLNACFVGQRKVPEEVAVVGVDNDELLCQLCHPPLSSIIPNAEGIGFRAAELLMDQMQGKAPVANEEIEPLSICVRQSTDVVAIDDAEVAAAITFIREHACRGITVTDITQNVAVSRSTLERSLRKYLGRTPQQEIRRVQIKRVRELLASSDLTAEQIAMRCGFEHPEYMHVVFKRSQGMTPGEYRKTVQS